One Archangium violaceum genomic window, CCTCCGGCCCACCATCGCCATCACCCGCGCGCACATCAACATGCCCGAGCTGCGTGACGCCATCACGGCCGGGCGCCTGAAGCCGGATGGCAGGATTCTCTGCGCCAACGGGGACGTGAGCGTGGTGAAGGCCGCGGTGGAGCCGGTGTGGTACCTGCCCGGCATCGCGAAGCGCTTCGGCCTCACCGAGGCGGCGCTGCGCCGCGGGCTCTTCGAGCAGACCGGCGGCATGTTCCCCGAGCTGATCACCCGCTCGGACCTGGAGGTCTTCCTGCCGCCGATTGGCGGGTTGACCCTCTACTTCTTCGGGGACATGGACACCATTTCCAACCCGGACGTGCCCCTGGCGGTGCGCGTGCATGACGAGTGCAACGGCTCGGACGTGTTCGGCAGCGACATCTGCACGTGCCGGCCCTACCTCACGCACGGAATCGAGGTGTGCATCCAGACGGCGCAAGAGGGAGGGGCGGGCGTCATCGTCTACTCGCGCAAGGAGGGCCGCGCGCTGGGCGAGGTGACGAAGTTCCTCGTGTACAACGCGCGCAAGCGCCAGGAGGGCGGGGACTCGGCGGCCACCTACTTCCACCGCACCGAGTGCGTGGCCGGCGTGCAGGACATGCGCTTCCAGGAGCTGATGCCGGACGCGCTGCACTGGCTGGGCATCACCCGCATCCACCGCTTCGTGTCCATGAGCGACATGAAGCACGACGCCATCGTCCGCTCGGGCATCGAGATCCTCGAGCGCGTGCCGATTCCGGAGGAGCTCATTCCCGCGGATGCCAAGGTGGAGATGGAGGCGAAGAAGGCCGCCGGCTACTTCACCACGGGCAAGGTGGCCTCGAAGGAGGAGCTCGTGGATGTGAAGGGCAGGGCGCTCGATGCCTGACGTCTCCACCGCCGTCGCGTACCTGCGGAGCCCGCGCGCCATCCGCGAGCGCTGCCGGGCCCTGTTGGAGCTGGGGCTCGCCGGGAAGCTGAGGCACTTCCGCGTGGACATGGAGCGGCTGCCGGCCGTGGCGGACTACGTGCTGGACGTCACTCGCGCGGCGTACCCCACGCTGGAGATTCCGGTGCACAGCCGCTGGGGACACTTCGACGTGGGGGGAGTGCGGCGCAACGCGGAGCTGGATGCGCGTCTGGCCACGCTGCCGCCCGCCGAGCGGGCCCGTGCGAAGCTGGACCTGGTCGTCACGAGCGTGCTGCTGGACGCGGGCAGTGGGCCCACGTGGAAGTACGTGGAACCCGGGGGAGGCACGTATGCGCGCTCCGAGGGCCTGGCCGTGGCCAGCTTCCGCATGTTCATGGCGGGGGCGTTCTCCTCGGACCCGAGCCAGCCGTTGCGCGCGGACGCCGAGGGGTTGCGGCGCCTGAGCCTCGAAGCGCTGGCGAGGGGCTTCCAGGTGACGGAGGACAACCCGCTGGCGGGGCTGGAGGGGCGGCTCACGCTGCTGCACGGGCTGGGGCACGCGCTGCCGAGGCCCGGGGCGCTCCATGATCAGCTCGCGGAGAGAGGTCCGCGGGTGCCCGCCGCGGAGGTACTGGGGCGGGTGCTGGAGTCGCTCGGCCCCATCTGGCCGGGACGCATCACGCTGGACGGGGTGAACCTGGGCGACGTGTGGTGGCACCCGGCGCTGGGGCCTGAC contains:
- a CDS encoding GTP cyclohydrolase II, with product MSDKKSVNHIRLTSHPDSDSQAVPIRWGESEPLRRGPVIATLTEPAHRNVIGTHSGSYAIYRAVAVAAGQLPHDHRADLTNTAPAAQIGPHKAWFDPERIVSMDPWGAVAPQAFRAFMDQGMDLRPTIAITRAHINMPELRDAITAGRLKPDGRILCANGDVSVVKAAVEPVWYLPGIAKRFGLTEAALRRGLFEQTGGMFPELITRSDLEVFLPPIGGLTLYFFGDMDTISNPDVPLAVRVHDECNGSDVFGSDICTCRPYLTHGIEVCIQTAQEGGAGVIVYSRKEGRALGEVTKFLVYNARKRQEGGDSAATYFHRTECVAGVQDMRFQELMPDALHWLGITRIHRFVSMSDMKHDAIVRSGIEILERVPIPEELIPADAKVEMEAKKAAGYFTTGKVASKEELVDVKGRALDA
- a CDS encoding URC4/urg3 family protein — translated: MPDVSTAVAYLRSPRAIRERCRALLELGLAGKLRHFRVDMERLPAVADYVLDVTRAAYPTLEIPVHSRWGHFDVGGVRRNAELDARLATLPPAERARAKLDLVVTSVLLDAGSGPTWKYVEPGGGTYARSEGLAVASFRMFMAGAFSSDPSQPLRADAEGLRRLSLEALARGFQVTEDNPLAGLEGRLTLLHGLGHALPRPGALHDQLAERGPRVPAAEVLGRVLESLGPIWPGRITLDGVNLGDVWWHPALGPDDSPEALVPFHKLSQWLTYSLLEPLEEGGITVTELDALTGLPEYRNGGLLVDLGVLAPRDVRLLTDAFSPGEEPIVEWRALTVALLDEVAKRVRERLGKTAEELPLAKVLQGGTWSAGRRIAAERRPGGTPPIRIESDGTVF